A portion of the Eulemur rufifrons isolate Redbay chromosome 30, OSU_ERuf_1, whole genome shotgun sequence genome contains these proteins:
- the ZCCHC13 gene encoding zinc finger CCHC domain-containing protein 13 produces the protein MSNKECFKCGRSGHWARGCPRGGAQGRGARGRGRGSPCCSTTLSDICYRCGEPGHHAKNCDLLEDICYNCGRSGHIAKDCNEPKREREQCCYTCGRPGHLARDCDRQEKQKCYSCGEFGHIQKDCTQVRCYRCGETGHVAINCSKAREVNCYRCGESGHLARECPIEATA, from the coding sequence ATGAGCAATAAGGAATGCTTCAAGTGTGGACGCTCTGGCCACTGGGCCCGGGGATGCCCTAGAGGAGGAGCTCAAGGGCGAGGCGCTAGAGGGCGTGGCAGAGGTTCTCCGTGCTGCTCCACCACCTTATCTGACATCTGTTACCGCTGCGGTGAGCCTGGTCATCATGCCAAGAACTGTGACCTTCTTGAGGACATCTGCTACAACTGTGGGAGAAGTGGCCACATCGCCAAAGACTGTAATGAGCCTAAACGAGAGAGAGAGCAGTGCTGTTACACCTGCGGCAGACCAGGTCATCTGGCTCGTGATTGTGATCGTCAGGAAAAGCAGAAGTGCTACTCTTGTGGAGAATTTGGGCACATTCAGAAAGACTGCACCCAAGTCAGGTGCTACCGATGTGGGGAGACCGGCCACGTGGCCATCAACTGCAGCAAAGCAAGGGAGGTCAACTGCTACCGCTGTGGCGAATCCGGACATCTAGCGCGGGAATGCCCCATTGAGGCTACCGCTTAA